Genomic DNA from Bryobacter aggregatus MPL3:
GCCATGGCGGTCGTGATCGGTGTCGCAGGCAAAGGCAACAGCAAACTTGTCCTTCAGCCCAATGAGGCTTTGCATGGCATAGGGCGAGGAAGGGTCCATGCGGATCTTGCCGTCCCAATCAACGGTCATAAAGCGGAAGGTTGGATCGACGCTGCGATTGACGACTGTGAGATTTAGATTGTACTGTTCTGCAATCCGATCCCAATAGTGGACGCCGGCTCCCCCGAGTGGATCGACTCCGAGAGGAATGCGGCTGGCGGCGATGGCTTCAAGATCGAGGACATGGGCCAGATCATGAATGTAGGCCGTCCGGTAATCGTGCTCGTGGGTTGTTTCTGCCTGTAGCGCCTGCTCGAAGGGGATGCGTTTGACGCCCTTGAGCCCGTTGGCGATGAACCCGTTCGCGGTACTTTCGATCCAGGTGGTGGCATTGCTGGGTGCGGGGCCGCCGCTTGGTGGATTGTATTTGAAGCCGCCATCCTCAGGGGGATTGTGCGACGGCGTGATCACGATTCCATCGGCGAGCGCCGGTGTCCTGCGATCACGATTCGCACACAGAATGGCATGAGAGACGGCAGGCGTGGGCGTGTAAGGCGTGCCGGCGGAGATCATGGTCTCCACGCCATTGGCCGCAAGCACTTCCAGTGCGGAGCGGTAGGCGGGCACCGAGAGGGCATGCGTATCGATGCCCAGAAAGAGTGGTCCGCAGATGTTCTGCTCCCGCCGGTACTGGCAGATCGCCTGCGTGATGGCCAGGATGTGGTCCTCGTTGAAGGTCGCCTGGAGGGACGAGCCGCGATGCCCTGAGGTGCCAAAGCTGACCCGCTGTACTGGGTTCCCGGGGTCGGGATGGATCTGGTAATACGCCTCTTCGAGCGCGGCGACATCGACGAGTTGGGTGGGGTGTTTGCCAGCGAGCGGATGCACGGTCATGGGAGTCTGTTGTCCTATTGTGCGATGAAAAAAGGCAGGATGCCGAGAGGGCTTCCTGCCTTTCAGATCGTGAAATCTGGTTGGACTAGATGTTCGTGAGGTGTTCGACGCGACCGGTGCTATCGCCGATCTTCTCCGGCTTCACACCCATCTGGTCTGCCATGGTCATAAACAGATTTGTCATCGGGGTGCCCTTGCGGTACTGCAGGTGACGGCCGCCCTTGATCTGATTGCCGCCGTGGCCGCAAAGGATGGCAGGCAGGTCGAGGTGCTCGTGCTTGTTGCCGTCGCTGATGCTCGAACCATAGAGAACCATCGAGTTATCAAGCAGCGTGCCGTTGGAGTCCTTGGTCTTGCTGAGCTTCTCAATGAAGTAAGAAACCATCTCGACATGGTGTTGATCGATCTTCTGCAGACGTTCGATCTTGGCCGGATCGTTGAAGTGATGCGACAGACCATGGTGAGCGTCCGGCACGCCAATCGAACGATAGGTGCGATTGCCGCCTTCGCGGCCAATCATCATGGTGATCACGCGGGTCAGATCGGCTTGGAACGCAATCGTCATCAAGTCAAACATCAGCTTGATGTGTTCTTCAAAGGTGGGCGGAATGCCCGCGGGCTGGTCGATGGCCGGCAGCGCGATGTTGCGGCCCGGATTCTCCGCCTTCTGGATGCGGACTTCGATCTCGCGGATCGAATCCATGTACTCGCTCAGCTTGCGGCGGTCCGAGGCTCCCAGTGTGGCGCCCAGACGCTTCGCATCTTCATTCACGAAATCGAGAATGCTGCGATCCTGGCGGGCACGGAGCGCCCGGGCCTGCGGATCGGTCGTGTCGCCATCGCCGAACAGACGTTCAAACACCGCGCGTGGGTTCGTTTCGAGCGGAACCGGTGTCGAGGGGGAGCTCCAGCTCAGCGTGTTGCTATACGCACAGCTATAGCCGGAATCACAACCGCCCACCATGCGGTTGTCGTCCAGGCCCAACTCGAGCGACGGGAGCTGCGTGGCCTTGCCGAGTTCTTTGGCCATCAACTGATCGATCGAAATGCCGGCCTTGATATCGAGCCCTTCCGTCTTCTTCGGATGGACGCCGGTCAGCCAGGTGGCGCCTGCACGGGCGTGATCGCCTGCGCCGTCGCCTAGCGATTGCCCATTGTAATGATCGAGACCGGACAACACGGTGATGTGCTCCCGCATGCTCTCGAGCGGCTTCAAGGTCTTTGAGAAGCTAAAGTCGGTTGGCTTCTCGCCGGTCACCACCGGCTTCCAGTCCTTCATAATGATGCCGTTCGGCACATAAAGGAAGGCAGCCCGGACGGGGGCCACACTTGCCGCCGTCGGCGCAAATGCGGGTGTCATCGCGTCCAGGGCAGGAAGAGCCAGGCTGGCCATTCCGATGCCGCGCAAGAAGGTTCTACGATCAAGTGATTTCCGAGTCATTTTCATTGTCCTGCCGACTTCCTTTTCTGAAAGGGTACGCTGTTTACAACTGCCAGCGCCAGCGCTGAAAAGCGCGATTCACCAACTGCTGCCTCACGCCGGATCTGGCGTACGACAGGGAGATCATTGTGGTCGAGACCACGGCCGAGAGCATAGGTAAGTAGCTTTTCGGCGAGACAGTCAACAAATTCATCCTGTCTGCCCATCAAAATCTGCTTCAGGCTTCCAGGGCCATCCACCGTCGTACCGTTCGGCATCGCGCCCGAGGCGTCGATGGGAGAACCACCTTCCACCTTGCGGTAGCGTCCGACCGCATCATAGTTCTCTAACGAGAAACCAAGCGGATCGAGCCGGGAATGGCATGAGGCACAAGCTGCTTTCGAGCGATGCTTTTCCAGCGCCGCACGCAGATTGCTGGGCGAGGTGGCTGCCTTGTCTTCCAGATCCGGAACATCGGGCGGCGGCGGCGGGGGCGGCGAACCCAGGATGTTATCCAGGATCCACTTGCCACGCAGAACCGGTGAGGTTCGGGTTGGGTACGAGGTCACCATCAGTACGCCACCTTGCGACAGAATGCCACCACGCTCGTTCGGGTCAATAGCGACCTTGCGGAAGTAGTTGCCATTCACGCCCTTGACTCCATAATGACGCGCCAAGCGCTCATTGAGGAAGGTGTAGTCGGCACTGATGAAGTCCAGAACGCTCCGGTCTTCGCGAATGATGTAGCGGAAAAAGAGTTCCGTCTCCTTTTGGAAGGCGGCGCGCAGGTTCTCATCGAACTGAGGGTACTTGTCCGGATCGGGGCGCCAGGACGGAATATTCCGCATGTGCAGCCACTGGCCGGCAAAATTGTCGACCAACGCGTTGGCCTTCGGATCCGCAATCATGCGCTTGACCTGTTGGTTGAGCACGGGACGGAGCTTGTTCTGGCTCGCCAGCGTTAGCAACTCGTCATCGGGGATGCTGCTCCAGAGGAAAAAGGAGAGGCGTGAAGCTAGTTCG
This window encodes:
- a CDS encoding DUF1552 domain-containing protein — translated: MTRKSLDRRTFLRGIGMASLALPALDAMTPAFAPTAASVAPVRAAFLYVPNGIIMKDWKPVVTGEKPTDFSFSKTLKPLESMREHITVLSGLDHYNGQSLGDGAGDHARAGATWLTGVHPKKTEGLDIKAGISIDQLMAKELGKATQLPSLELGLDDNRMVGGCDSGYSCAYSNTLSWSSPSTPVPLETNPRAVFERLFGDGDTTDPQARALRARQDRSILDFVNEDAKRLGATLGASDRRKLSEYMDSIREIEVRIQKAENPGRNIALPAIDQPAGIPPTFEEHIKLMFDLMTIAFQADLTRVITMMIGREGGNRTYRSIGVPDAHHGLSHHFNDPAKIERLQKIDQHHVEMVSYFIEKLSKTKDSNGTLLDNSMVLYGSSISDGNKHEHLDLPAILCGHGGNQIKGGRHLQYRKGTPMTNLFMTMADQMGVKPEKIGDSTGRVEHLTNI
- the pgm gene encoding phosphoglucomutase (alpha-D-glucose-1,6-bisphosphate-dependent) yields the protein MTVHPLAGKHPTQLVDVAALEEAYYQIHPDPGNPVQRVSFGTSGHRGSSLQATFNEDHILAITQAICQYRREQNICGPLFLGIDTHALSVPAYRSALEVLAANGVETMISAGTPYTPTPAVSHAILCANRDRRTPALADGIVITPSHNPPEDGGFKYNPPSGGPAPSNATTWIESTANGFIANGLKGVKRIPFEQALQAETTHEHDYRTAYIHDLAHVLDLEAIAASRIPLGVDPLGGAGVHYWDRIAEQYNLNLTVVNRSVDPTFRFMTVDWDGKIRMDPSSPYAMQSLIGLKDKFAVAFACDTDHDRHGIVTATGGLLPPNHYLAVCIHYLFQHRPLWRPSTAVGKTIVSSSIIDRVAAQLGRKLYEVPVGFKWFVDGLMDGSLGFVGEESAGATFLRKNGQVWTTDKDGITASLLAAEITAVTQRDPSEIYQELTTTLGDPFYERVEAPASPEQKTLLSNLNASNIHNPNLAGNPITGILTSAPGNQAKIGGVKLVTEQGWIAARPSGTENIYKIYSESYQSEAHLKQLQQEAQAILSETFAKAGLSEV